The Podospora pseudocomata strain CBS 415.72m chromosome 1 map unlocalized CBS415.72m_1, whole genome shotgun sequence genome has a segment encoding these proteins:
- a CDS encoding uncharacterized protein (COG:S; EggNog:ENOG503NXYG), with amino-acid sequence MAGAASASNIDAAAEHSGSGNGSGSRSPNAVARPSVISNGEGSSSSPLTGAELTSGSGPGSRSASASVPGSGSVRTLEDVMKEPSTSVPDVVVLNAVPESRLRRDTLDPKEDLWMSTADGRYSSPIIPLKVGSSPHIETFYVHKHILIKYEYFEKALCGPFKESETQSIELPEEDPAIFHFLVSYFYEGRYDPIKPLAAVLIADQPKGKDPEHEISHPATTSANLNTGADSDSDRSLSSLESDVSTISRRRRDRRIRRAERQYERLRQKHPGHHRTNCPCPSCSNVQTGPACWSCRAPRMPPPPHPPPGAIHPNVLLMNMNGVPGPGRPPPPPPPPPPPPGHPAHHRRRNANRRGPHPPPPPPPPPPLPPSANTNPNPRLPTPADLQTWLLTYNLSLSVYISASKFLLEPLKRCVARHIIDLLESAGPDCASLELLYSCSTLYTNLPSYDPLLKMIFARVAFLQCWKLPTEGGDGDRYLVENPEIAALLLKEMASRTEDGGLGGTSWMVTGADGGRMLPSMERVGDGWADGVRNGGGINGGGTGWMVQNGGGGGGHHGGGGHHNHPLPPPGPPGNHQGYGGWNGGGGQVQGQVMYGHHNWPGRR; translated from the exons ATGGCTGGGGCGGCTAGCGCCTCCAACATAGACGCAGCCGCAGAGCACAGCGGAAGTGGGAACGGCAGTGGTAGCAGAAGCCCCAACGCTGTCGCAAGGCCCAGTGTGATTAGCAATGGCGAGGGTAGTTCCTCTTCGCCTCTCACCGGAGCAGAATTAACATCGGGCTCCGGCCCGGGGTCTCGgtcggcatcggcatcggtgCCGGGATCTGGATCAG TTCGGACCCTAGAGGACGTCATGAAAGAGCCATCCACCAGTGTTCCTGATGTTGTTGTCCTAAACGCCGTGCCCGAATCTCGTCTGCGTCGGGACACACTGGACCCGAAAGAAGACCTCTGGATGTCCACGGCAGATGG TCGATATAGCTCACCTATCATCCCCTTGAAAGTTGGCTCATCGCCGCACATAGAGACCTTCTAC GTGCACAAGCACATCCTGATCAAGTATGAGTACTTTGAAAAGGCACTGTGCGGACCTTTCAAGGAGTCTGAGACCCAGTCTATCGAGCTCCCGGAGGAAGACCCAGCCATCTTCCACTTCCTGGTGTCATACTTCTACGAAGGGCGATATGACCCCATCAAGCCGCTAGCCGCCGTGTTGA TTGCCGACCAACCCAAAGGCAAAGACCCCGAACATGAAATCTCCCACCCGGCCACCACTtccgccaacctcaacaccggCGCCGACTCAGACTCGGaccgctccctctcctccctcgaatCAGACGTCAGCACCAtctcccgccgccgccgcgaccGCCGCATCCGCCGAGCCGAACGCCAGTACGAACGCCTCCGTCAAAAACACCCCGGCCACCACCGCACAaactgcccctgcccctcctgcAGCAACGTCCAAACCGGCCCCGCATGCTGGTCCTGCCGAGCACCCCGTATgccacccccccctcaccctcccccaggCGCCATCCACCCCAACGTCCTTCTCATGAACATGAACGGCGTCCCCGGCCCAggccgaccaccaccaccaccaccaccaccaccaccaccaccaggccacccagcccaccaccgccgccgcaacGCCAACCGTCGTggtccccatccccctcctccccctccaccaccaccccccctccccccctcagcaaacaccaaccccaaccctcgcctccccaccccagccGACCTCCAAACCTGGCTGTTGACttacaacctctccctctcggTGTACATCTCCGCGTCGAAATTCCTCCTCGAACCGCTAAAACGCTGCGTGGCCCGTCACATCATCGATCTCCTTGAATCCGCCGGCCCAGACTGCGCTTCGCTCGAGCTATTGTACTCGTGTTCGACCCTCtacaccaacctcccctcttacgaccccctcctcaagatGATTTTCGCCAGGGTGGCCTTTCTCCAGTGCTGGAAACTTCCTACTGAAGGTGGGGACGGGGACAGGTACCTGGTTGAAAATCCCGAGATTGCCGCTTTGCTGCtgaaggagatggcgagcaggacggaggatggagggttgggggggacaAGTTGGATGGTCACGGGGGCGGATGGGGGAAGGATGTTGCCTTCgatggagagggttggggatgggtgggcGGATGGGGTTAGGAATGGTGGGGGGATCAACGGAGGGGGAACGGGGTGGATGGTGCagaatgggggaggaggaggggggcaccatggtggggggggtCATCACAATcatccgctgccgccgcctggGCCGCCGGGGAATCATCAGGGTTATGGGGGGTGgaatggaggagggggacagGTGCAGGGGCAGGTTATGTATGGGCACCATAATTGGCCTGGGAGGAGgtag
- a CDS encoding uncharacterized protein (EggNog:ENOG503NU0A; MEROPS:MER0001367; COG:S) → MDPVWTARLVGSRSHIHPGAFHVTELFFEVPLNYARPGDGTIRLFARSISRPEKTIPGLSKPADEPIKPYLVYLEGGPGFGGPEPRSHPVSNRALDAGYTVLYVDYRGTGMSNPIHTDLVLKQGDVNQQVEYLKLFRANSIVRDLEAIRLCLTESWKPEYQTWSIFGQSFGGFVCLSYLSKYPQGLREVFMTGGLAPVERQPLEVYSALYRKVIQRNEAYYSKYPEDEANVARIASYLTTNEADIQLPGGGTFTVHRLLGLGMAFGGHGGLDTVHNLVVKLISDLDQFNYFTTPTLMALEREVPFDSNPVYAILHESIYCSRGVASNWAALNAARKFENFFFWTQSDHNQLSLPVDGMVRVYFSGEMVFPQFFDTYPTLRPLKPAAEALARYSQWEEDLYDEEQLRRNEVPVYAVSYIDDMYVDIGAARETAALVKGIKVHETNQLHHNAIRAKGDEVLGMLFKLRDDTLD, encoded by the coding sequence CGGGAGACGGAACCATTCGGCTCTTTGCCCGCAGCATAAGCCGGCCGGAGAAGACTATTCCAGGACTCTCCAAACCGGCGGATGAGCCCATAAAGCCGTATCTGGTCTACCTTGAAGGTGGCCCAGGCTTTGGTGGCCCTGAGCCCCGAAGCCATCCCGTTTCCAACCGTGCCTTGGACGCCGGATACACGGTGCTTTATGTCGACTACCGCGGGACCGGAATGAGCAACCCCATCCACACAGACCTCGTCCTCAAACAGGGGGACGTCAACCAGCAGGTCGAGTACCTGAAGCTCTTCCGCGCCAACAGCATCGTGCGAGACCTCGAAGCGATCCGGCTTTGTCTGACCGAGTCCTGGAAGCCAGAGTATCAAACATGGTCCATTTTTGGGCAGTCATTCGGCGGCTTCGTCTGTCTGTCATACTTGTCCAAATACCCCCAAGGCCTTAGAGAGGTTTTCATGACCGGCGGTCTGGCCCCTGTCGAGCGCCAACCTTTAGAAGTGTATTCCGCCCTCTATAGAAAGGTCATCCAGCGAAACGAAGCCTACTACAGCAAATATCCTGAAGACGAGGCGAACGTCGCCCGAATCGCATCATACCTGACCACGAACGAAGCCGATATCCAGCTTCCCGGAGGTGGTACTTTTACAGTTCACCGTCTCCTCGGTCTCGGCATGGCCTTTGGTGGCCACGGAGGTCTAGATACTGTACACAATCTAGTAGTCAAGCTCATTTCCGACCTGGATCAGTTCAACTACTTTACCACTCCGACACTGATGGCACTTGAGCGTGAGGTCCCTTTTGACAGCAACCCTGTCTACGCCATTCTACACGAGAGCATCTACTGCTCCAGGGGCGTAGCGTCCAACTGGGCGGCCCTGAATGCAGCTCGCAAGTTTGAAAACTTCTTCTTTTGGACGCAATCTGATCATAACCAGTTGTCTCTGCCAGTGGATGGAATGGTCAGAGTTTACTTCTCGGGCGAGATGGTTTTCCCTCAATTCTTTGACACGTATCCCACCTTGAGGCCGCTCAAGCCCGCGGCGGAAGCGTTGGCGAGATATTCTCAGTGGGAGGAAGATCTGTACGATGAAGAGCAGCTGCGCCGTAACGAAGTACCTGTGTACGCCGTGAGCTATATTGACGACATGTACGTTGACATCGGGGCAGCGAGGGAGACGGCCGCGTTGGTCAAGGGGATCAAGGTCCACGAGACGAACCAGCTTCATCACAATGCCATCCGGGCAAAAGGGGACGAGGTGCTAGGGATGCTGTTTAAGTTGCGGGATGATACCCTGGATTAG